Proteins encoded together in one Vanessa cardui chromosome 19, ilVanCard2.1, whole genome shotgun sequence window:
- the LOC124537773 gene encoding leucine-rich repeat-containing protein 24-like, with product MGIRALLCAILIVLIRPSGSDWLSCGHIRECHCKWSSGKKTASCITSGLTQIPRLATDIQVLDLHGNPLNELQEDAFASIELLNLQRLNLSSTNLRYLHQNAFNELRILIELDLSRNFLTELSPNTFKGNERLRLLVLNDNPLSKLVAQQFPPLQHLKKLELSRCRLRKVHPFAFVNLRALETVQVHQNLLSYLHQDTFNLPVLKTLTLSDNPWYCDCRLRKFHEWFLNSNLGNEEVFCAGPENKAHLSWLDIKDEDMVCPPSVITSPSVIRTETGADIAFGCFVRGDPTPSVTWSFRHTIVTNKTNSDSEIFLFNYSIEHFNEDLNDFINKSAQWFNVTVSNVTSDLAGEWRCHAKSSAGESSAYLTLFLPKARTATARSAPDYSKFFIAIGAVFAMASTGFIAACVCWKIRRRHVPPSRSFTDQEKKLLDTSLAVSCDRTSVEMGSSYGFEMFDRSMSMESEDTQRCMEPVQITIEGPSGSFPPPPAEFSIPAPYGNIFISVQVTGHNEEYPDLLGGGATLPRRSRTCFLKSAYDNMGPRVTAAGSSTWSLPGAKADSKSNKETTAIAPLSTFSTEFTAL from the coding sequence ATGGGCATTCGTGCACTGTTGTGCGCAATCCTGATCGTTCTCATCAGACCTTCAGGAAGCGACTGGCTAAGTTGCGGCCACATCAGAGAATGTCACTGCAAATGGTCCTCCGGCAAGAAAACTGCGTCATGCATAACATCAGGTCTGACCCAGATACCTCGATTAGCAACAGATATACAAGTATTAGATTTACACGGGAACCCGTTAAACGAACTCCAGGAAGACGCTTTCGCAAGCATAGAACTACTAAACTTACAACGACTGAACCTCAGCTCCACAAATCTACGCTACTTGCATCAAAACGCCTTCAACGAACTTCGCATTTTGATAGAATTAGATCTTTCAAGGAACTTCCTCACAGAACTTTCACCTAACACTTTCAAAGGAAACGAACGTTTGAGGCTTTTAGTCCTTAACGACAACCCTTTAAGTAAATTAGTCGCACAGCAATTCCCACCCTTACAACATTTAAAGAAACTAGAACTTTCGAGATGCCGACTCCGCAAAGTTCACCCTTTCGCCTTTGTGAATTTGCGGGCGCTGGAAACTGTCCAAGtacatcaaaatttactttcatatttacacCAGGACACATTCAACCTACCCGTGTTAAAAACTTTAACGCTCTCAGATAACCCATGGTACTGCGATTGTAGATTAAGAAAATTTCACGAATGGTTTCTAAATAGCAATCTTGGAAACGAAGAAGTTTTTTGTGCCGGTCCAGAGAATAAAGCACATTTATCATGGTTAGATATAAAAGACGAAGATATGGTATGTCCCCCCTCTGTCATAACAAGTCCATCCGTGATCAGAACTGAAACGGGAGCTGATATTGCATTCGGGTGCTTTGTCCGAGGTGATCCTACACCAAGTGTCACGTGGTCTTTCCGTCACACGATAGTTACAAATAAGACTAATAGTGATAgtgaaatttttctttttaattattctatagaACACTTTAATGAGGATCTTAatgactttataaataaaagcgcACAGTGGTTTAACGTGACAGTGAGTAATGTTACGAGTGACTTAGCAGGAGAGTGGCGCTGTCACGCCAAAAGTTCAGCGGGCGAATCTAGTGCTTATCTTACCTTATTCTTACCTAAAGCAAGAACAGCTACTGCGAGAAGTGCGCCAGACTATTCGAAATTTTTTATAGCTATCGGAGCTGTATTCGCTATGGCAAGCACAGGATTCATAGCAGCCTGTGTTTGTTGGAAGATAAGGCGTCGACATGTTCCCCCGAGCAGGAGTTTTACAGATCAAGAGAAGAAATTACTGGACACATCGTTGGCAGTCAGCTGCGATAGAACAAGTGTTGAAATGGGGTCGTCGTACGGCTTCGAAATGTTTGACAGATCAATGTCAATGGAAAGCGAAGATACACAGAGATGTATGGAACCTGTTCAAATAACAATCGAAGGACCATCTGGTTCGTTTCCCCCACCACCAGCTGAATTTTCAATACCAGCTCCAtatggtaatatttttatatcagtgCAAGTAACTGGACATAATGAGGAATATCCAGACCTGTTAGGTGGGGGCGCTACTTTGCCAAGACGAAGTAGAACTTGTTTTTTGAAATCAGCGTACGATAATATGGGACCTAGAGTGACGGCTGCTGGAAGCTCGACCTGGTCACTGCCTGGAGCGAAGGCTGACTCAAAATCGAATAAGGAAACCACAGCGATAGCACCACTGTCTACTTTTTCAACTGAATTTACTGCTCTGTAA